The Strix aluco isolate bStrAlu1 chromosome 1, bStrAlu1.hap1, whole genome shotgun sequence genome has a window encoding:
- the METTL6 gene encoding tRNA N(3)-cytidine methyltransferase METTL6, with translation MFQEKASANCLNITTSTEDDAFQKKPHSARILSPEEAERLAKDRVLVSEFKQLKLENEAQKNWDLFYKRNSTNFFKDRHWTTREFQELKACREFADQKLTILEAGCGVGNCLFPLLEEDLNIFAYACDFSPRAVEYVKKNALYSTERCKVFQCDLTKDDLLENIPADSVDVVTLIFVLSAIHPDKMHLVLKNIYKVLKPGKCVLFRDYGLYDHAMLRFKSGSKLGENFYVRQDGTRSYFFTEEFLSQLFKAEGYKQVVNEYVQRETVNRKEDLRVPRVFLQSKFQKPFSET, from the exons ATGTTCCAAGAAAAGGCGTCAGCGAATTGCTTAAATATAACGACATCTACTGAAGATGATGCTTTCCAGAAAAAACCCCATAGTGCAAGAATCCTTAGCCCAGAAGAAGCTGAGAGACTGGCAAAAGACCGGGTTTTGGTGTCTGAGTTCAAACAACTAAAACTGGAGAATGAGGCACAGAAGAACTGGGATCTATTTTACAAAAGAAACAGCACCAACTTCTTCAAAGACAGACATTGGACAACCAGAGAGTTTCAAGAGTTAAAAGCATGTCGGGAG TTTGCAGATCAGAAACTGACCATTCTGGAAGCAGGCTGTGGGGTTGGGAACTGCTTGTTTCCACTCTTAGAAGAAGATCTGAATATTTTTGCATATGCCTGTGATTTCTCTCCTAGAGCTGTTGAGTATGTGAAG AAAAATGCCTTGTACAGTACTGAAAGATGTAAAGTGTTTCAGTGTGATCTTACCAAAGATGATCTTCTAGAAAATATTCCAGCAGATTCTGTGGATGTTGTCACACTTATATTTGTACTTTCTGCCATTCACCCTGACAAAATGCATCTTGTCTTGAAGAACATTTACAAG GTATTAAAACCAGGCAAGTGTGTCTTGTTCAGAGACTATGGACTGTATGATCATGCAATGCTCAGGTTTAAATCTGGCAGCAAACTTGGAGAAAACTTTTATGTTAGGCAAGATGGGACAAGATCATACTTTTTTACTGAAG AGTTCTTGTCTCAGCTTTTCAAGGCTGAGGGATACAAGCAAGTGGTCAATGAATATGTGCAGCGAGAAACTGTGAATAGAAAAGAAGACTTGCGTGTTCCAAGAGTTTTTCTTCAAAGCAAATTTCAAAAGCCTTTCAGTGAGACATAA